The window CACCCCCAGGGCCCCGCCGACCTGCCGGCTGGTGGAGATGACGGCCGAGGCCACCCCGGCCTGGGTGCCGGGCATGGCCGCGACCCCGGCGGCGGTCGCGGGCGAGATCGACAGGCCCAGCCCGGCCCCGAGCATGGTCAGCCGCCACCACAGCTGGGCGTACGGCGTCCCCACCTCGATGCCGGTCAGGGCCCACAGGGCGGCCGCGGCCAGCAGCAGCCCGGCCGTCACCGGCACCCGGTAGCCGTAGCGGGAGGCGAGCCGCCCGGCCAGGGGGGCGGTGACGACCACGGCCAGGGTGCTGGGCAGGCTCCGCAGCCCCGCCTCGAGCGGCGACCAGCCCTGCACCGCCTGGAAGTACAGGGTGTTGAAGAACACGAACCCGAGCAGGGCGAACCCGGCCAGCAGGACCACGGCGTTGGCGGTGGAGAAGGCCCGGTCGCGGAAGAACCGCAGCGACAGCATGGGCCGGGGCCGGCGGGCCTCGACGGCCACGAACCCGGCCAGCAGGACGACCCCGGCGGCCAGCAGGGCGACGATCTCCGGCGACCCCCAGCCCCGGTGGTCGCTCTCGATCAGCCCGAGGGTGACGGCGCCCAGCCCCAGGCTGCCCAGCAGCAGCCCGGGCAGGTCGAGGCGGCCGGCGGCCGGGTCGCGCGACTCGGCCACGACCCGGCCGGCGACGACGAAGGCGGCCACCCCGACGGGCAGGTTCACGTAGAACACCCAGCGCCAGCCGAGGGCGTCGGTGAGCAGCCCGCCGATCACCGGCCCGGCGGCCAGGGCCATGGCCGACACCCCCGACCACAGGCCGATGGCCTGGACCCGCTCACGCGGGTCGGGAAAGGCCGCGGTCAGGATGGCCAGGGAGCTGGGCAGCAGCGCCGCCGCCCCGACGGCCTGCAGGACCCGCGCCCCGACCAGCGCCGGCAGGGTGGGGGCGAGGCCGCACAGGGCCGAGGAGGCGGTGAACACGACCAGGCCGGCCCGGAACACCCGCCGCCGGCCGAACCGGTCGCCCAGCGACCCGGCGGTCAGCAGCAGGCTGGCGAACACCAGGATGTAGGCGTCGAGGACCAGGGCCAGCCCCGACAGCGTGGCCTCCAGCTCCCGCTGGATGCTGGGCAGGGCCACGTTCACCACCGTGTTGTCCAGCATCACCATGAACAGCCCGAAGCAGCAGGCCCCCAGGGTGAGCAGCTGCCGTTTGCGGTCGGTGACGGGTCGGTCGGTGGTTGCCACGCCACCCATTGTGCCCGCCCCCGTCGAACCCACCCGGCCCGCCGCCCAGCTGTCGGCCGCGGCTGCTACGGTGCCGCTGTGGACGACCTCGAGGCGCGACGCGACCGGCTGGTGCGGTTCTGCCGCACCCTTCCCGAGGCCACCGTCACCGCCCACGACCAGCACGTCGGCTTCCAGGTCCGCGGCCGCACCTTCGCCTGGTACGTCGACGACGAGCACGGCGACGGCCGCGTGGCCGTGCTCTGCAAGGCCCCGCCGGGCGAGAACACCGCCCTCGTCGCCTCCGACCCGCACCGCTTCTACCTGCCCCGCTACGTCGGCAGCCGGGGCTGGGTGGGGCTGCGCCTCGACCGCCAGGACGTCGACTGGGGCGAGGTCGCCGAGCTGGTCGCCGAGAGCTACCGGCTGGTTGCCCCCAGGCGCCTGGCCGGGCTGGTCGATCAGCCCCTCGCCTGAGCTACACTGCCGCGGTGCTTCCCCTCCCGGGGGTTTCTGGTTACCCTCCGGGGTGAACGTGTGTTCGTTCAGGGTGCGGTGAGGGGAGGCACGTGCTCGTCGAGGACTACGCCGACCGCGTGCGGCTGGCCGCCGGCTACCTCAGCCGGCTGCTCGCCGACGGCGGCACCGGCGTCGACAACCCGGCCGACGAGCCGGTCGGCCCCGCCGACGCCGCCGCCCTGGAGCTGGCCACCGACGCCCCGCTGCACCAGTTCGGCTGCGACCCCGCCCACGGGGTGACCGCGGCCGCGGTCGACGGCGGCTCGGCCTGCCTGCTCAACGGGCGCAGCTTCTGGCTGGTCGCCTACCGGGCGGGGACGGTCTGGCACCGCGACCGCGACACCTTCGCCAGCGACGTCGACTCGCTCCAGGTCAGGGCCCTCACCCAGGCCGACGCCAAGGCGGCCTACGCCGAGGCCCTGACCCTGGCCGGGGTCAGGCGCGAGCGCGAGCTGGCCGACCTCGGCGGGGTGGTCGACGTGCTGCGCGAGCTGGCCGAGTGGCGCCGGGCCGCCGAGGCGGTCGCGGCCGCCCGCCCGGGCGACCTGGTGCTGGTCGACGGCAGCCTCCACCCGGGCCCGTTCCTGCCCGCCGGCCTGGTCGAGCCCGTCCACGAGCTGGCCCGCGAGCGCGAGGTCGACCTGGTCGGGGTGACCAAGGCGTCCAAGCTCCGCTGGGGCCGCTACGCCCCGCTGGTGCTGCGGGTGCGGCGCCGGGCCGAGGACGAGCTCGGCCCCGACGCCCGCTGGTACCTGCGGGTCACCGGCCCCGAGGAGGCCTCCGAGGTGTACGTGGCCCGCCTGGCCCGCGCCGGGGCCTACGCCTTCCGGGTCGACGCCGTCCGCGGCCACCGCGACCCCGGCGGGCTGTTCGCCGTCCTGGCCGGGCTGTCGGACGACCCGGCCTTCGTCGGCTACCCCTACCCGCTGGCCGCCGTCCACCGGGCGGTGTCGCTGCCCGGCCCGCTCCTGGCCGACCTGCGCCGCGACCTGCGCGAGGCGTTCCTGCGCGAAGGGCTGTCCGAGGACGACGTCGACCTGGTGATGCGCGACTTCCACCTGACCTTGAACGCCTGAGCCCGACCACGGGAGACCTGGACATGCCGGACTACAAGGGACGCATCTTCGGCCGCTCCGTGCTCGATGTGCGTTTCCGGGCCTTCTACGGCGAGGACCTGTTCCTCGGCGAGCTGCTGGCCGGGGACGACCCGGAGCGGGGCCGGCGCTACCTGTTCCGGGTCACCGACGTCGCCTACGGCTCGGAGTCGTCGGACGCCGGCTGGGCCGAGCGCACCGCCGGCGGCCTGATGGCCATGGACCAGGTGGGCGAGGCCACCACCCTGCGCGACTTCGAGAAGCGGCTGTACAAGGTGGCCGAGGTCGTCCCCCTCGGCTACGTCGACGCCAAGGGCTTCCACAAGCCCAAGAGCCTGCCCGCCCAGTTCGCCGCCGTGTCCGCCCCCACCGACGCCGACCTGGCCTTCCTGCGCGAGCGGATGGGCGACGTCGAGGTCGGGCGGCTCCGCTCGGGCGAGGACACCATCGACCTGCCGGTCGGGATCCGCGGCGAGACCCTGCCCAGCCACGTCGGCGTGTTCGCCACCACCGGCATGGGCAAGTCGAACCTCATGAAAGTCCTGGCCGGCCAGCTCCTGGCGGCCAGGGGCCGCTACGCCATGCTGCTGTTCGACCCTCACGGCGAGTACCTGGAGGGCGGGGCGGCCGGGCGGCGCGGCCTGGCCCACCACCCATGGGCCACCCAGCGCCTGCGCGTCTACTCGCCCAGCCCCCGGGCCGGCCAGGCCAGCCTGCTGCGGCTGTCCCTGGCCGAGCTGACCGTTGACGACCTGCGCACCGCCTGGAAGTTCTCCGGCCCCCAGTCCGAGGCCCTGGAGAGCGCCTATGCCCTGCTCGGCGACAAAGGGGTGTGGCTGACCCGGCTGGCCGAGGAGGACCCCGAGGTCCTCAAGGACGCCGAGCTGGGCCGCCACGCCCTGGCCACCATCCAGGTGCTGAGCCGGCGGGCCAAGCGGATCGTGCGGCTGCCCCTGATGACCGAGGACCCCAGCCAGTCGCTCACCGGCAAGGTCCTTGACGACCTGGCCGGCGGCAAGGTCGTGCTGGTCGACACCTCCGGGCTGGAGGCGGTCGAGGAGACCCTGGTCGCCTCCCTGCTCACCCGCAGCCTGCTCGACGAGCGGGCCGGAGCCTACCGCAACGACCGGGAGCGGTTCGGGCAGCTGCCCCGGACCCTGGTCGCCCTCGAGGAGGCCCAGCGGGTCCTGACCCGCCTGGACGACGCCGAGTTCAACGTGTTCCCGCGCCTGGCCCGGGAGGGCCGCAAGTTCAACGTCGGCCTGTGCGCCGTCACCCAGCAGCCCAAGCTGATCGACGCCGAGCTGCTCAGCCAGTTCAACACCTACTTCGTGCTCGGCCTGGCCGACGAGCGCGACCGCAACACCCTGCGCTCCTCCTCCAAGCAGGACCTGTCCGATCTGGGGGCCGAGATCCAGACCCTGATGCCGGGCGAGGCCCTGGTCACCAACCCCGAGGCCCCGTTCGCCCTGCCGGCCAGGGTCCACCTGTACGAGGACTGGCTGGCAGGAGTCCCCGCCCCCGAACCGGCGCGGGAGCGTCCGGCCGAGGCCATGAGCGGGTTCTACGAGTGAGCCGGCTGGTCGCCATCGCCGACGCCCACCTGGGGCGGGCCCACTACCAGGCCGTCGACTCGGGCGGGCTCAACCAGCGGGAGGTCGACTTCGCCGCCTCCTGGCACCGGGCGGTGGAGGCCGCCCTCGGGCTCGACCCGGACGCCGTGCTCGTCCTTGGCGACCTGTTCGACGCCCCCCGGCCCACCTACCGGGCGTTCCGGGAAGGCGCCAGGGGGCTGCGCACCCTGGCCGCGGCGGGCGTGCCCACCCTGGCCATCTCCGGCAACCACGACACCCCGCGGCTGCGCGAGTCCGGCTCGCCCTACGCCGTCCTCGCCGACGCCTTCCCGACCCTGCGCTTCGTCTACCGGGGCGGCTACGAGCCGGTCGACCTGCTGGCCGGGCTGCGGGTCCACGCCGTGCCCCAGTGCACCGACGACCTGGCCCTCAAGGAGCAGATCGCCGCCGCGGCCGGCGCCCGCTCCGGCGACCACCTGAACCTGCTCGTCACCCACGCCGCCGTGACCGTCCTGGCCCGCCGCTACACCTACGGCGACGTCAACGAGCTCGAGGTCGACCTGACCACCCTGGACGCCGGCTTCGACCGCATCCTGCTCGGCCACTTCCACAACTTCGCCAAGGTCGCCGCCAACGCCTGGTACCCCGGCTCGACCGACACCTTCAGCTTCAAGGACCTGCCCCAGCACGACGAGCCCGCCGTCAAGGGCGTCCTCAGCCTCGACACCACCTCGGGCAGCGTCCGCCACCACCCCGTGCCGGGAGGCCGGCCGCTGCGCAGCTACCGCCTGGACG is drawn from Actinomycetota bacterium and contains these coding sequences:
- a CDS encoding MFS transporter, with the translated sequence MATTDRPVTDRKRQLLTLGACCFGLFMVMLDNTVVNVALPSIQRELEATLSGLALVLDAYILVFASLLLTAGSLGDRFGRRRVFRAGLVVFTASSALCGLAPTLPALVGARVLQAVGAAALLPSSLAILTAAFPDPRERVQAIGLWSGVSAMALAAGPVIGGLLTDALGWRWVFYVNLPVGVAAFVVAGRVVAESRDPAAGRLDLPGLLLGSLGLGAVTLGLIESDHRGWGSPEIVALLAAGVVLLAGFVAVEARRPRPMLSLRFFRDRAFSTANAVVLLAGFALLGFVFFNTLYFQAVQGWSPLEAGLRSLPSTLAVVVTAPLAGRLASRYGYRVPVTAGLLLAAAALWALTGIEVGTPYAQLWWRLTMLGAGLGLSISPATAAGVAAMPGTQAGVASAVISTSRQVGGALGVAVLGAVAAARYGRATPQADPAAFLAGVRAAYLVAGAALAVGAVAAALFLR
- a CDS encoding MmcQ/YjbR family DNA-binding protein, producing the protein MDDLEARRDRLVRFCRTLPEATVTAHDQHVGFQVRGRTFAWYVDDEHGDGRVAVLCKAPPGENTALVASDPHRFYLPRYVGSRGWVGLRLDRQDVDWGEVAELVAESYRLVAPRRLAGLVDQPLA
- a CDS encoding DNA double-strand break repair nuclease NurA; amino-acid sequence: MLVEDYADRVRLAAGYLSRLLADGGTGVDNPADEPVGPADAAALELATDAPLHQFGCDPAHGVTAAAVDGGSACLLNGRSFWLVAYRAGTVWHRDRDTFASDVDSLQVRALTQADAKAAYAEALTLAGVRRERELADLGGVVDVLRELAEWRRAAEAVAAARPGDLVLVDGSLHPGPFLPAGLVEPVHELAREREVDLVGVTKASKLRWGRYAPLVLRVRRRAEDELGPDARWYLRVTGPEEASEVYVARLARAGAYAFRVDAVRGHRDPGGLFAVLAGLSDDPAFVGYPYPLAAVHRAVSLPGPLLADLRRDLREAFLREGLSEDDVDLVMRDFHLTLNA
- a CDS encoding ATP-binding protein — protein: MPDYKGRIFGRSVLDVRFRAFYGEDLFLGELLAGDDPERGRRYLFRVTDVAYGSESSDAGWAERTAGGLMAMDQVGEATTLRDFEKRLYKVAEVVPLGYVDAKGFHKPKSLPAQFAAVSAPTDADLAFLRERMGDVEVGRLRSGEDTIDLPVGIRGETLPSHVGVFATTGMGKSNLMKVLAGQLLAARGRYAMLLFDPHGEYLEGGAAGRRGLAHHPWATQRLRVYSPSPRAGQASLLRLSLAELTVDDLRTAWKFSGPQSEALESAYALLGDKGVWLTRLAEEDPEVLKDAELGRHALATIQVLSRRAKRIVRLPLMTEDPSQSLTGKVLDDLAGGKVVLVDTSGLEAVEETLVASLLTRSLLDERAGAYRNDRERFGQLPRTLVALEEAQRVLTRLDDAEFNVFPRLAREGRKFNVGLCAVTQQPKLIDAELLSQFNTYFVLGLADERDRNTLRSSSKQDLSDLGAEIQTLMPGEALVTNPEAPFALPARVHLYEDWLAGVPAPEPARERPAEAMSGFYE
- a CDS encoding DNA repair exonuclease, with product MSRLVAIADAHLGRAHYQAVDSGGLNQREVDFAASWHRAVEAALGLDPDAVLVLGDLFDAPRPTYRAFREGARGLRTLAAAGVPTLAISGNHDTPRLRESGSPYAVLADAFPTLRFVYRGGYEPVDLLAGLRVHAVPQCTDDLALKEQIAAAAGARSGDHLNLLVTHAAVTVLARRYTYGDVNELEVDLTTLDAGFDRILLGHFHNFAKVAANAWYPGSTDTFSFKDLPQHDEPAVKGVLSLDTTSGSVRHHPVPGGRPLRSYRLDAFDLTAPEVYEAAAGLAGPEETEGAVVRLFVNRARPELRRLLDRRQLAADAFAGALVVTVQVESEEDEQAAQLAAQPVTSLADEWDRYLASVPIEGYDRDRLAGMGRQFLQQVEEEAR